One window of Bacteroidota bacterium genomic DNA carries:
- a CDS encoding DNA topoisomerase 4 subunit A encodes MQEGEKIIKVNIENQMKAAYIDYSMSVIVSRALPDVRDGLKPVHRRVLFGMLDLGVLSNRPYKKSARIVGEVLGKYHPHGDMSVYDAMVRMAQEWSLRYPLVDGQGNFGSIDGDSPAAMRYTEARLKKIAEEMLADIDKDTVDFQLNFDDTLKEPTVLPSRIPNLLVNGVSGIAVGMATNMPPHNISEVVDGIIAYINNPEITIPELMKFIKGPDFPTGGIIYGYEGVKDACETGRGRIVIRGESTIDQTPSGKERIIVTSIPYQVNKAEMIKKTADLINEKKIEGITDLRDESDRNGLRIVYELKKDANTNVVLNKLYQYTALQTSFSVNNIALVHGRPRMLNLKDLIRHYVDHRHEVLIRKTKYELSEAEKRAHILEGLLIALDHLDEVIALIRGSRTPEEAKIGLIETFGLTEIQARAILDMRLQRLTGLEREKIREEYEELLKTIEYYKTVLADEILRMDILKKELAEIKEKY; translated from the coding sequence ATGCAAGAAGGGGAAAAGATCATCAAGGTCAATATAGAAAATCAAATGAAAGCGGCATACATCGATTATTCGATGTCTGTCATTGTGTCAAGAGCACTTCCTGATGTCAGGGACGGGCTGAAGCCGGTGCACAGGAGGGTGTTATTCGGAATGTTGGATCTGGGGGTACTCTCCAACAGGCCCTATAAAAAATCGGCAAGGATAGTAGGGGAGGTGCTGGGTAAGTATCACCCGCATGGTGACATGTCTGTTTACGATGCCATGGTAAGGATGGCCCAGGAATGGTCGTTGCGCTACCCCCTGGTCGATGGACAGGGTAACTTTGGTTCCATCGACGGAGACAGCCCGGCTGCCATGCGATATACCGAAGCACGGCTGAAAAAGATTGCCGAGGAAATGCTTGCTGATATTGATAAAGACACAGTTGATTTCCAGCTTAATTTCGACGATACCCTGAAAGAACCGACGGTTCTGCCTTCACGTATACCCAATCTGTTGGTAAACGGGGTATCCGGTATTGCCGTGGGCATGGCCACCAATATGCCTCCCCATAATATATCAGAAGTAGTAGATGGGATCATTGCCTATATAAATAATCCCGAAATCACCATTCCTGAATTGATGAAATTCATCAAAGGACCTGATTTCCCCACAGGAGGCATCATCTATGGGTATGAGGGGGTCAAAGATGCTTGTGAAACAGGGCGCGGAAGGATAGTGATCCGGGGCGAGTCAACTATTGATCAAACACCCTCCGGAAAAGAAAGGATCATCGTTACATCTATTCCTTATCAGGTGAATAAAGCGGAAATGATCAAGAAAACCGCTGACCTTATCAATGAAAAGAAAATTGAAGGTATTACCGATCTGCGTGACGAATCTGACCGTAATGGACTTAGGATTGTATACGAGCTTAAAAAAGATGCCAACACCAATGTAGTACTGAATAAGCTTTACCAGTACACAGCATTGCAAACATCCTTCAGTGTTAACAATATAGCACTTGTTCATGGCCGCCCCAGGATGCTGAACCTCAAGGATCTCATTAGGCATTATGTCGATCACCGCCATGAAGTGCTGATCCGCAAAACAAAATATGAGCTGTCTGAAGCGGAAAAACGTGCACATATACTGGAAGGACTTCTGATTGCCCTCGACCACCTTGATGAAGTCATTGCCCTTATCCGTGGCTCCCGTACTCCGGAAGAAGCCAAAATAGGCCTTATAGAAACATTCGGCCTCACGGAGATCCAGGCCAGAGCTATTCTGGATATGCGTCTGCAAAGACTTACCGGACTTGAAAGGGAAAAAATCAGGGAAGAATATGAAGAACTGCTTAAAACCATAGAGTATTATAAAACGGTATTAGCCGATGAAATACTTCGTATGGATATCCTGAAAAAAGAATTGGCGGAAATAAAAGAAAAATACG